Proteins encoded by one window of Rhinolophus ferrumequinum isolate MPI-CBG mRhiFer1 chromosome 13, mRhiFer1_v1.p, whole genome shotgun sequence:
- the FAM110C gene encoding protein FAM110C produces the protein MKMRALPALDAPRTERLPETPRNLDATEPARRSAVERLAADRAKYVQGRPGVGRGPASEGSSPGASEGPAGNPQPPARVPGAVARRAIARKPLRPDSLVIYRQKCEFVRGPGADNLRGGLVKKLFQGPGKDRTPAPHQTSSEGEEGQARGEEAALTKPGPVAASAPPAPAAPTRDPAAPLSPEPRGVRRRGLHRSQSDLSSRFSMSLAEMDTFFQYCGLEPEVVEALGRENFSAGSDCLALRVRSVSVATSDSGFSRHSGGDEGLQEEELTEQVPSAPSVVERNARIIRWLYTCKKAKEAPSQGLQVLV, from the coding sequence ATGAAGATGCGTGCTCTGCCAGCCCTGGACGCACCCCGAACTGAGCGGCTCCCCGAGACCCCCCGGAACCTGGACGCGACGGAGCCGGCGCGCAGGAGCGCAGTGGAGAGGTTGGCGGCCGACCGTGCCAAGTATGTGCAGGGCCGCCCCGGGGTCGGCCGGGGCCCGGCTTCCGAGGGCAGCAGCCCTGGGGCGAGCGAAGGGCCGGCGGGCAACCCTCAACCTCCAGCCCGCGTCCCCGGTGCGGTGGCGCGCAGGGCAATAGCGCGGAAGCCGCTGAGGCCTGACTCGCTGGTCATTTACCGGCAGAAATGCGAGTTCGTGCGCGGACCCGGCGCTGACAACCTCAGGGGTGGCTTGGTGAAGAAGCTCTTCCAGGGGCCGGGCAAGGACAGGACACCGGCGCCCCACCAGACGTCctcagagggagaggagggccAGGCCAGGGGCGAGGAGGCCGCCCTCACCAAGCCCGGCCCGGTAGCTGCCTCCGCGCCCCCGGCGCCCGCCGCACCCACCAGAGACCCAGCCGCGCCCCTGAGCCCGGAGCCCCGAGGGGTGAGGCGCCGGGGCCTGCACAGATCGCAGTCGGACCTCAGCTCCCGCTTCTCCATGTCGTTGGCAGAAATGGACACTTTCTTCCAGTACTGTGGCCTGGAGCCCGAGGTGGTAGAGGCGCTCGGGAGGGAGAACTTCTCTGCGGGGTCGGACTGCCTCGCCCTCAGGGTCCGCAGCGTGAGCGTGGCCACCTCCGACAGCGGCTTCTCGCGGCACAGCGGCGGCGACGAGGGGCTGCAGGAGGAGGAGCTGACGGAGCAGGTGCCCAGCGCCCCGTCGGTCGTCGAGAGAAACGCCCGCATCATCCGCTGGCTGTACACCTGTAAGAAGGCCAAGGAGGCCCCCAGTCAGGGGCTGCAGGTTCTGGTGTGA